From Candidatus Ozemobacteraceae bacterium, a single genomic window includes:
- a CDS encoding phosphatidylglycerol lysyltransferase domain-containing protein translates to MDFQSLPSEAACAGDSPTPDLSALPEFPHQTPLTFSHKFLVRRLLEDAGVSSSDYALYNLLGWYKTLPPMASRIGSLLSLAVEGPRDRYLFLAPVGKGPLRPAVDRLMEYMSGAGLPCELRYVPKSIAKEIAAEFPDARVEAQRDDFDYLYDRKELAELSGRRFHQKKNFVNRLEEEEKPQVEIFTPSCAAEVTAFLDEWYKGFQVDDENVRIEASAIRRMLPQLEKICAIALVARVGGRLAGFTVASPIHRNCWVVTLEKADRHVKGLYQYLNWALANRLPAEVTVINRETDLGIEGLRTAKLSYHPIGFEEKFTIRCGKHA, encoded by the coding sequence ATGGACTTTCAATCGCTGCCATCGGAAGCGGCTTGCGCGGGCGATTCTCCGACTCCCGACCTGAGTGCGCTCCCGGAATTTCCGCACCAGACGCCTCTGACGTTTTCCCATAAGTTTCTCGTCAGGCGCCTTCTCGAGGATGCCGGTGTCTCGTCGTCCGATTATGCGCTCTACAACCTCCTCGGCTGGTATAAAACCCTGCCGCCGATGGCCAGCCGGATCGGAAGTCTCCTCAGTCTTGCGGTCGAAGGACCTCGAGACCGGTATCTCTTCCTGGCGCCGGTCGGAAAGGGGCCGCTTCGCCCGGCGGTCGACCGGCTCATGGAATATATGAGCGGCGCCGGCCTTCCGTGCGAGTTGCGATACGTTCCGAAGTCCATTGCGAAGGAAATCGCCGCGGAGTTTCCCGACGCCCGCGTCGAGGCGCAGCGTGACGACTTCGATTACCTCTACGACCGGAAGGAACTGGCCGAACTCTCGGGGCGCCGGTTCCATCAGAAGAAGAACTTCGTGAACCGGCTCGAGGAAGAGGAAAAGCCGCAGGTAGAGATCTTCACGCCTTCCTGCGCCGCGGAAGTGACGGCGTTTCTCGACGAATGGTACAAAGGGTTCCAGGTGGATGACGAAAACGTCAGAATCGAAGCCTCCGCCATCCGAAGAATGCTTCCGCAGCTCGAAAAAATCTGCGCGATCGCTCTCGTGGCCAGGGTCGGCGGGCGGTTGGCCGGGTTCACCGTCGCATCTCCCATCCACCGCAACTGCTGGGTCGTCACGCTTGAGAAGGCGGACCGGCATGTGAAGGGGCTCTACCAGTATCTGAACTGGGCTCTTGCGAACAGGCTTCCGGCCGAGGTGACCGTGATCAATCGCGAGACGGACCTTGGCATCGAGGGACTGCGCACGGCGAAGCTGAGTTATCATCCGATCGGCTTCGAAGAGAAGTTCACCATCCGCTGCGGAAAACACGCGTAA
- a CDS encoding NADH:flavin oxidoreductase codes for MAFDAFEPAQLRHLKLSNRFLVAPMATQYADKEGRVTDTLLKYYTHIARTGAGAVIVEAAAIFPFGRGWSRELAAWPSDCVAGFAKIADAIRSRGAAAFLQLHHAGRQSLTPPAGQYVVGPSAVSCPVLNNPTRALSGEEIKRLVVAFTEAAGKASEAGFDGIELHGAHGYLLHQFCSPLTNRRRDEYRLEADGLSRFPLEVVRSIRAAYPDLIISYRMSARDYLPGGLTLKQSTVFARALQSSGADLIHVSGGMYASLHGPEAIVGPSTPPGVFVSDAREIRGAVDIPVAVVGKIGDPALALKIFANEDADFVALGRPLLRDPKWLYKAQKVSLDPIRPCLLCMRCRYHHRGCPDGNGEPDWQRT; via the coding sequence ATGGCATTCGATGCATTTGAACCTGCCCAGTTGCGGCACCTCAAACTCAGCAACCGCTTCCTTGTAGCCCCGATGGCGACGCAATATGCCGACAAGGAAGGCCGCGTCACCGACACGCTTCTCAAATACTACACCCACATCGCCAGAACCGGCGCGGGCGCAGTCATCGTCGAAGCCGCTGCGATTTTCCCCTTCGGGCGTGGCTGGTCGCGCGAACTGGCTGCCTGGCCGTCCGACTGCGTCGCCGGGTTTGCGAAGATCGCCGATGCCATCCGAAGCCGCGGCGCTGCGGCGTTTCTCCAGCTCCATCATGCCGGCCGACAGTCGCTGACGCCCCCGGCGGGCCAATATGTCGTCGGACCGTCGGCCGTCTCATGCCCCGTGCTGAACAACCCGACGCGAGCGCTGTCGGGCGAGGAGATCAAGCGCCTCGTCGTCGCCTTCACCGAAGCCGCCGGCAAGGCGAGCGAGGCGGGGTTCGACGGAATCGAACTCCACGGCGCTCACGGCTATCTCCTTCATCAATTCTGCTCCCCCCTGACGAACCGGCGCCGCGACGAGTATCGTCTCGAAGCCGACGGCCTCAGCAGGTTTCCGCTCGAGGTCGTACGCTCGATCCGCGCGGCGTATCCTGACTTGATCATCTCCTACCGCATGTCGGCCCGCGATTACCTGCCTGGTGGGCTCACGCTGAAACAATCGACCGTCTTCGCCCGCGCCCTTCAAAGCTCCGGCGCCGACCTGATCCATGTTTCCGGCGGCATGTATGCGTCCCTTCACGGTCCCGAAGCCATCGTCGGCCCGTCGACGCCTCCCGGCGTTTTCGTTTCTGATGCCCGCGAGATCAGAGGCGCGGTCGACATTCCCGTCGCGGTCGTCGGCAAGATCGGCGATCCGGCCCTGGCTCTCAAGATTTTCGCGAACGAAGATGCCGACTTCGTCGCCCTCGGGCGTCCCCTCCTTCGCGATCCGAAGTGGCTGTACAAAGCGCAGAAAGTCTCTCTCGATCCGATCCGGCCTTGCCTGCTCTGCATGCGTTGCCGATATCACCACCGCGGTTGCCCCGACGGGAACGGCGAGCCGGATTGGCAGCGCACCTGA
- the sppA gene encoding signal peptide peptidase SppA, whose product MKRSFSVFLIVLLMSGTASAQGLFDLFGTMAGGGKEKKPKVTYVEGDETASDEVLLITIKGVIRDGEEDEKFPFEIKQNMVEKLKKDVKAAVDRDEVKAVLLEIDSPGGEVTAADVIHHHLGKIRNAKKPVVALIGMMGASGGYYVACAADQIWAHPTSIVGSIGVIMQAANLEKLAQMVGYRHIPLKSDRTPKKDVLSPFREMTEEERAMLLSLVDSLYDRFLDIVCAARKKPREEIAKLADGSIFTAPQALKNGLLDGIGYRDDAYAKAMELAGLKTAKLVKRKTKKSFPELLSELADAGSGVPGLLMRLRAMIDADSTPSVEYRLKLPGAN is encoded by the coding sequence ATGAAACGTTCGTTTTCCGTTTTTCTGATCGTTCTGCTGATGAGCGGCACCGCATCGGCTCAAGGGCTGTTCGACCTTTTCGGAACCATGGCGGGCGGCGGCAAGGAGAAAAAGCCCAAGGTGACCTACGTCGAGGGTGACGAAACGGCAAGCGACGAAGTGCTTCTCATCACGATTAAAGGCGTCATCCGCGACGGTGAAGAAGACGAGAAATTCCCCTTCGAGATCAAACAGAACATGGTTGAAAAGCTGAAAAAGGACGTCAAGGCGGCGGTCGACCGCGACGAGGTCAAGGCCGTCCTTCTCGAGATCGATTCCCCCGGGGGAGAAGTCACGGCGGCGGACGTCATCCATCATCATCTCGGCAAAATCCGGAATGCGAAAAAGCCCGTCGTGGCGCTGATCGGCATGATGGGAGCATCGGGCGGCTACTACGTCGCCTGCGCGGCCGACCAGATCTGGGCGCACCCGACCTCGATCGTCGGGAGTATCGGCGTCATCATGCAGGCAGCCAATCTCGAAAAACTGGCCCAGATGGTCGGATACCGGCATATTCCGCTCAAATCCGACCGGACCCCGAAAAAGGACGTTCTCAGCCCCTTCCGCGAAATGACCGAAGAAGAGCGGGCGATGCTGCTGTCGCTCGTCGACAGTCTCTACGACCGCTTTCTCGATATCGTCTGCGCCGCACGCAAGAAGCCCCGCGAGGAAATTGCGAAACTGGCCGACGGAAGCATTTTCACGGCCCCGCAGGCTCTCAAGAACGGTCTGCTGGACGGCATCGGATACAGGGACGACGCCTATGCGAAGGCGATGGAGCTCGCCGGTTTGAAAACGGCCAAGCTCGTGAAACGCAAAACGAAGAAAAGCTTCCCCGAACTCCTGTCGGAACTCGCCGACGCCGGCTCGGGCGTGCCCGGCCTACTGATGCGTCTCCGCGCGATGATCGACGCCGACTCGACCCCCTCCGTGGAGTACAGGCTGAAACTCCCCGGTGCCAACTGA
- the hydE gene encoding [FeFe] hydrogenase H-cluster radical SAM maturase HydE, with product MKVETRTHDAVIEGLVARERISDETAELIFSPAFDEARGRLFAAADRVRHETVGDDVYIRGIIEFSNHCGCRCDYCGISAHNRDIFRYRMTRDDILATARAAHQLGFRSLVLQSGEDKKYTSKDICNIIESIKTELGMAVTLSIGEWPKEDYAAFRTAGADRFLLRIETSDPALFERYHKDSKWEDRHRALMNLKELGYQVGSGVLIGLPGQNGPGLARDLAYLERLQPEMVGIGPFLPHPKTPLGIAPAGEMRRCLTFLALLRLYLPDSFLPATTAMGTLEPEGRQKALRAGANVIMPNVSPVSNRPGYQIYPDKIGQHDDAETCQRCIEDLVLALGRTPNLGFGHIKRTIY from the coding sequence ATGAAAGTGGAAACACGGACGCATGATGCGGTGATCGAAGGTCTCGTCGCCCGGGAGCGCATCTCCGACGAAACTGCGGAACTCATCTTTTCGCCGGCCTTCGACGAGGCGCGCGGGCGTCTGTTCGCCGCCGCCGACAGGGTACGGCACGAAACCGTCGGAGACGACGTCTACATCCGCGGAATCATCGAGTTCAGCAACCACTGCGGCTGTCGGTGCGACTACTGCGGCATATCGGCTCACAACCGCGACATCTTCAGATACCGCATGACCCGGGATGACATTCTCGCGACGGCCCGTGCAGCTCACCAGCTCGGCTTCCGCTCGCTGGTCCTTCAGTCCGGCGAAGACAAGAAATATACTTCAAAAGATATATGTAATATTATAGAATCTATCAAGACGGAACTCGGCATGGCCGTGACCCTGTCGATCGGCGAGTGGCCGAAAGAGGATTACGCCGCGTTCAGGACCGCCGGCGCCGACCGGTTTCTCCTCCGGATCGAAACGAGCGATCCGGCCCTCTTCGAACGGTATCACAAGGATTCGAAATGGGAGGACCGGCACAGGGCGCTGATGAACCTGAAAGAACTCGGCTACCAGGTTGGTTCCGGCGTTCTCATCGGCCTCCCCGGGCAGAATGGCCCCGGTCTCGCGCGGGACCTTGCGTATCTCGAGCGACTCCAGCCTGAAATGGTCGGAATCGGCCCGTTTCTGCCGCACCCGAAAACGCCTCTCGGAATTGCCCCCGCGGGCGAGATGAGACGGTGTCTCACGTTCCTTGCCCTCCTGCGCCTGTATCTCCCCGACTCCTTCCTGCCGGCGACGACCGCCATGGGCACGCTCGAACCGGAAGGCCGCCAGAAGGCGCTTCGGGCCGGCGCCAACGTCATCATGCCAAACGTCTCTCCGGTCTCGAACAGGCCGGGATACCAGATATACCCTGACAAGATCGGCCAGCATGACGATGCGGAAACCTGCCAGAGATGCATCGAGGATCTTGTTCTCGCCCTCGGCCGCACGCCGAACCTTGGTTTCGGGCATATCAAACGCACGATCTATTGA
- a CDS encoding GNAT family N-acetyltransferase, protein MLLRLSHATIRPWRPQDAPSLARYANNRRIWAKLRDSFPHPYTHDHAVSYIEMAMSKKPETLFAICVEDEAVGGIGVIIRTDIERLSAELGYWLGEPFWGKGIVTEAVSAITGYAMRQFGLVRIYAMPFATNPASARVLEKAGYLLEGRMRRAVIKDGTVIDQLLYAFVGDEPRGRPRQ, encoded by the coding sequence ATGCTTCTCCGGCTTTCGCACGCAACGATCCGCCCATGGCGCCCCCAGGACGCCCCATCGCTCGCCAGATACGCGAATAATCGCCGCATATGGGCCAAGCTTCGTGACAGCTTCCCACATCCGTACACGCACGACCATGCCGTTTCCTATATCGAAATGGCGATGAGCAAAAAGCCCGAAACGCTCTTCGCAATCTGCGTCGAGGACGAGGCCGTCGGCGGCATCGGGGTCATCATTCGTACCGATATCGAGCGCCTGTCGGCCGAACTCGGCTACTGGTTGGGAGAGCCATTCTGGGGAAAGGGCATCGTGACGGAGGCCGTTTCCGCGATCACCGGGTATGCGATGCGGCAGTTCGGACTCGTTCGCATCTATGCCATGCCTTTTGCAACGAATCCCGCTTCCGCACGAGTCCTCGAAAAAGCGGGCTATCTTCTGGAAGGCAGGATGCGAAGAGCCGTCATCAAGGACGGAACGGTCATCGATCAGCTTCTCTACGCGTTCGTCGGAGATGAGCCGCGAGGAAGACCCCGTCAGTAA
- a CDS encoding prepilin-type N-terminal cleavage/methylation domain-containing protein gives MTRFRRARGFTFIELLIAALITGLLIFGVFKVLLASRHAAGLAAAKGAAKDMAEVILKALERDISNSRATAIMAGSGGTQKPVVVRSFKQSGSGWTMLVPEGASSKRITYALDGKKLSRADASGTTRLLCESVEDLRIADLSEGQVAVELKIGLIPDGMKVPVIHHQRLLITIREAVEAALDPRWRNTNDVLNHY, from the coding sequence ATGACGAGGTTTCGACGCGCCCGCGGGTTCACCTTCATCGAACTTCTCATCGCCGCGCTCATCACGGGACTGCTGATATTCGGCGTGTTCAAGGTTCTTCTCGCCTCCCGCCACGCGGCCGGTCTCGCTGCAGCCAAGGGGGCGGCCAAGGACATGGCGGAAGTGATCCTCAAAGCGCTCGAGCGTGATATTTCAAACTCCCGCGCGACGGCGATCATGGCCGGCTCGGGCGGAACCCAGAAACCCGTGGTCGTCCGTTCATTCAAACAGTCTGGCAGTGGCTGGACGATGCTCGTGCCGGAAGGCGCCTCATCGAAACGGATCACCTACGCTCTGGACGGGAAAAAGCTCTCCCGCGCCGATGCGAGCGGAACGACCAGGCTTCTCTGCGAGTCGGTCGAAGACCTGCGCATCGCCGATCTGAGCGAAGGCCAGGTTGCCGTCGAACTGAAGATCGGGTTGATTCCCGATGGCATGAAGGTGCCCGTCATCCACCATCAGCGCCTGCTCATCACCATTCGCGAAGCCGTCGAAGCCGCTCTCGACCCCCGCTGGCGGAACACGAACGACGTTCTGAACCATTACTGA
- a CDS encoding ferritin — translation MISKKMAKIMNEQITKELFSGYLYLSMASYFEVENLPGIANWMRVQAQEETSHAMIFFNYMADQGERALMGAIAAPESSFKSVLDVFEKTLAHEKTVTASIYKLLDQAVADHDYATQNFLQWFVKEQVEEEKNADTIIGKLKRIGKSEDGLFMLDKELAARVFVLPAPLAGGAA, via the coding sequence ATGATCAGCAAAAAAATGGCAAAAATCATGAACGAGCAGATCACCAAGGAGCTGTTTTCCGGGTATCTGTATCTTTCCATGGCCTCGTATTTCGAGGTCGAGAACCTTCCCGGTATCGCCAACTGGATGCGCGTCCAAGCCCAGGAAGAAACATCCCACGCGATGATCTTCTTCAACTACATGGCCGACCAGGGCGAGCGAGCCCTGATGGGAGCGATTGCCGCCCCCGAATCATCCTTCAAATCAGTCCTGGACGTCTTTGAAAAGACGCTCGCCCATGAGAAGACCGTCACCGCCTCAATCTACAAACTGCTCGACCAGGCCGTCGCCGATCACGACTACGCAACCCAGAATTTCCTCCAGTGGTTCGTGAAGGAACAGGTCGAGGAAGAGAAGAATGCCGACACGATCATCGGCAAACTCAAGCGCATCGGGAAAAGCGAAGACGGCCTGTTCATGCTCGACAAGGAACTGGCCGCCCGCGTGTTCGTCCTGCCCGCCCCCCTCGCCGGCGGAGCGGCATGA